CGGGAGGAGCTGTTCGATGATGCCAAACGTGACGTTTCCTGCGGCGCAGGCGATCGGCCCGCCGGCAAAGGTGCTGCCGTGTTCGCCTTTCGTGAACTCGAGTCCTTCCCGGGCGATGATAGCACCCATCGGGACACCAGACGCGATTCCTTTTGCAATGCTGATGATATCGGGCTGCACGGTCGAGTGCTGGAATGCGAACCATTTGCCGGTCCGCCCCATACCTGACTGGACTTCATCGCAGATCATAAGAGCTCCGGCGTCGTCGCAGATATCCCGGATTCCTGGAAGGAAGTCCTCGGGCGGGATGATGATGCCGGTCTCACCCTGAATGGGTTCGAAGACAACGGCGGCGGTATCTTTATTGACAGCAGCTTTGAGTCCTTCGAGGTCCCCGTAGTCCGGGAAATCACAGTGGATGCCGAGCGGCTCGAAGGGTTCCCTGATCTGGGGTTTGTGGGTTACGGCTAAAGATCCGATGGTCCGGCCGTGGAAATCGTGGTTGAATGAAACAAAGTTCTTGCGTCCTGAGCAAACCTTGGCGAGCTTGAGGGCTGCATCAATTGCTTCGGCCCCGCTGTTTCCAAAGAAGACCTTTCCCATGCCGCTCGCTTTGCTCAGTTTTTCTGCGAGTTCGGCCTGACCCGGTATGTAGTAAAGATTGGAACAGTGAATAAGTTCGTGTGCCTGGCGGCAAATTGCGTCCACTACCTGCGGGTGGCAGTGTCCCGTACTGCAGACCGCGATTCCTGCGACTAAGTCGAGGTATTTCTTCCCGTTATCGTCCCAAACATTACATCCCTCGCCTTTGACGATCTCCATCGACCGTCCAAAGCAGGGCATGTAGTATTTTGCATCAAGTTCTTTGTAGGTGGACATGATATTTCTCGTTGGTTATTTAGATAAGTATTTGTCGTTCTGTGTATTGAAACCGCATGTCGGCCCGGAAAAAATACGGCAAATGCAGGGTTTTCTTTGGAGAAAGGTGCTTTGGGACCGGCGCGGGGTTGAGGACGCACAAATATCAAAAAAAGAGAGTACGTCGGGTCAGCACTGGTGGGACGTTGAATTCATCATATTCTGTATTTTATCCTTAGCAGTAGAGCCGGTCTATCATTTTTTTTATGATCCCGGTAACGTTGTAAAAATAGGTTGGAGACCCGATGACGACACCATCCGCCTCCATTATTTTTGCATAAATTTTCTGCATATCATCGCGGATAACACACTCGAACGTCGTTTTACACGCTTCGCATCCGATACAATCCGTTATTGTATAATCGTTCAAATATACGGCTTCAACGTCTGCACCCAGATTCATCGCTCCTTCAAGCACGGTTCTTACAGCCGTGTCGGTATTCCCGCCTTTCCGATAGCTTCCGATGAATCCGATTATTATCATACGTTACACCACTAATCATCTTCCCGGAAGTCTAATCCCAGGAGGGATATCTGCAAAGATTAGCCTTTGCAGAATCCGGTAATTTATTCGTACTCGATCGTTGCCGGAGGCTTGCTTGTAATATCGTATAAGACCCGGTTCACATGCCTGACTTCGTTGATGATCCGGCTCGAAACCTTTTCAAGCACCGCAAATGGGATCTGGGCCCAGTCGGCAGTCATGAAATCGGTCGTTGTTACGGCCCGCAAAACGACGGCGTAGTCATATGTCCTCTCATCACCCATCACGCCGACGCTGCACATGTTCGTTAAGGCCGCAAAATACTGGTTGATGTCCCGGTCGATTCCGGCTTTAGCGATCTCCTCGCGGTAGATCGCATCGGCGTCGCGGACGATCTCGAGTTTTTCCTTCGTGATATCGCCGATGATACGGATCGCAAGACCCGGGCCCGGGAACGGCTGACGCCAGACAAGCTTCTCCGGGATGCCGAGTTCAAGACCGGCCCGGCGGACCTCGTCCTTGAAAAGGATACGCAGCGGCTCAATGATCTCCTTGAAATCCACATTGTCCGGCAGACCGCCGACGTTGTGGTGGCTTTTGATCACGGCAGCCGCGCCCGGTCCTGACTCGATTACATCGGGATAGATCGTTCCCTGCACAAGGAAATCGACCGTGCCGATCTTTTTTGCCTCGGCTTCGAAGACGCGGATGAACTCCTCGCCGATGATCTTGCGTTTCTTTTCCGGATCGGAAACGCCGGCAAGTTTTCCAAGGAACTGGTCCTCGACATTGGCGCGGATCAGATTAATATCGAACTGGTTCCTGAAGATCTCTTCGACCTCGTCACCCTCGTTCTTCCTGAGAAGACCGTGATCGACAAAGATGCAGGTCAGCTGCTTGCCGACCGCTTTGTTGATCAAAACAGCGGCAACAGAGGAGTCGACACCGCCTGAAAGAGCGCAGAGAACTTTTTTGTCGCCGATCTTCTCGCGAAGCTGCAGGACCATGTCTTCGACGAAGGAGGACATATGCCAGGTTCCTGTGCATCCACAGACATCGTAAAGGAAGTTTTTGATCATCGTCATGCCTTCGGGGGTGTGCATGACCTCCGGGTGGAACTGGACCGCATAGATTTTCTTTGCGGGGTTTGCCATGGCGGCTACCGGGCACACACTCGTGTGGGCCGCTTTGACGAATCCGGCAGGGACCTCGCTGATGTAATCCGTGTGGCTCATCCAGCAGGTCGTCTCTCTTGGGACATCTTTGAAGATCGGGGACTCTTCCGTAGAAACGGTTGTTCGGCCGTACTCGCGGGTCGTTGCCGAGGCAACTTTCCCGCCAAGGAGATATGCCGTGAGCTGGGCGCCGTAGCAGATCCCAAGGATCGGGATCCCAAGCTCGAAGATGCCGGCATCAACGGTCGGAGCGTTTTTCGCATACACGCTCGCCGGTCCGCCGGTGAAAATAATTCCCGCATAGTTCCCTTCTTTGATCTCCGAAAGAGGGATTGTGCAGGGCTTTACTTCGCAGAAGACATGTGCTTCTCTGACGCGGCGGGCAATCAGCTGGTTGTACTGGCCGCCGAAATCAAGGGCTAATATCGATTCCATGTTACTCCTTTCTCTTCATCTCGCGGCAGGTTTTTACAAAACCGATGAACGGTGCCGACGGGCGGGCCGGACGGGATCTGAACTCCGGGTGGTACTGTGTCGCAACAAAATACGGGTGGTCGGCCAGTTCAAGAGCTTCCATGCGTCTGCCGTTTTTGCCGACGAACTTCATGCCCTTTGCTTCGATCTCGTCGATGTAGGCCGGGTTGACTTCATATCTGTGCCGGTGGCGTTCCACAATCTCGGTCGCGCCGTAAAGTTCTGCGAGACGGGAAGCGGGGTCGAGAGTGACCGGGTAGTCGCCAAGACGCATCGTCCCGCCGAGATCTTCAACGCCTTCCTGTTCGGGAAGGAGAGCGATCGCATGGGTTCCCGGACCCATCTCTTCGCTCGTCGCATCCTTGTAACCGACGACATTTCTCATGAACTCGATCACGCAGAGCTGGAACCCGAGACAAAGACCGAGAAGAGGTTTTTTGTGTTCTCGGGCATACTGGATCGCCGAGATCATTCCTTCGATACCGCGGTTGCCAAATCCACCCGGAATCAGGATCCCGTCAAGATCGGCATGGTCTTCAGGGGTATAGAGTTCTGCATCAAGCCAGTGGATCACGACTTCGGTGGAGAGATGACGGCCTGCGTGCTTGAGTGCCTCTTTTATCGAGATATACACATCCTCAACACCGTATTTGGTGATGATACCAACAGTGTTTCGGCTTGTGTAATCGCGTGCAACCAGCGAATAC
The sequence above is a segment of the uncultured Methanocorpusculum sp. genome. Coding sequences within it:
- the guaA gene encoding glutamine-hydrolyzing GMP synthase, which produces MESILALDFGGQYNQLIARRVREAHVFCEVKPCTIPLSEIKEGNYAGIIFTGGPASVYAKNAPTVDAGIFELGIPILGICYGAQLTAYLLGGKVASATTREYGRTTVSTEESPIFKDVPRETTCWMSHTDYISEVPAGFVKAAHTSVCPVAAMANPAKKIYAVQFHPEVMHTPEGMTMIKNFLYDVCGCTGTWHMSSFVEDMVLQLREKIGDKKVLCALSGGVDSSVAAVLINKAVGKQLTCIFVDHGLLRKNEGDEVEEIFRNQFDINLIRANVEDQFLGKLAGVSDPEKKRKIIGEEFIRVFEAEAKKIGTVDFLVQGTIYPDVIESGPGAAAVIKSHHNVGGLPDNVDFKEIIEPLRILFKDEVRRAGLELGIPEKLVWRQPFPGPGLAIRIIGDITKEKLEIVRDADAIYREEIAKAGIDRDINQYFAALTNMCSVGVMGDERTYDYAVVLRAVTTTDFMTADWAQIPFAVLEKVSSRIINEVRHVNRVLYDITSKPPATIEYE
- a CDS encoding flavodoxin family protein, with the translated sequence MIIIGFIGSYRKGGNTDTAVRTVLEGAMNLGADVEAVYLNDYTITDCIGCEACKTTFECVIRDDMQKIYAKIMEADGVVIGSPTYFYNVTGIIKKMIDRLYC
- a CDS encoding acetylornithine/succinylornithine family transaminase; translated protein: MSTYKELDAKYYMPCFGRSMEIVKGEGCNVWDDNGKKYLDLVAGIAVCSTGHCHPQVVDAICRQAHELIHCSNLYYIPGQAELAEKLSKASGMGKVFFGNSGAEAIDAALKLAKVCSGRKNFVSFNHDFHGRTIGSLAVTHKPQIREPFEPLGIHCDFPDYGDLEGLKAAVNKDTAAVVFEPIQGETGIIIPPEDFLPGIRDICDDAGALMICDEVQSGMGRTGKWFAFQHSTVQPDIISIAKGIASGVPMGAIIAREGLEFTKGEHGSTFAGGPIACAAGNVTFGIIEQLLPGIAAKGELFRKGLAAFNSRVRGLMVGFTLGEAAPKLAELCMEKGVLINVAGEGNIRIVPPLTISAEEINYAVGVINEAAGQI